The genomic interval GCATTCGTTCGATATCCGCCCAGAAGGGAGCAGCCAGAATTTTGGCCACCATCTCGAAAGGCAGCTCATGTTTTCGGATCAGCAGGTCAATGAGATAGGTTATTACTTCCGTATCGGTAAAAAAGGAACAGAAGTAATTGAAATTTTGCAGGTAACGCCGGTTGATGCCATAGGAAGATATCTCCCCGTTGTGCACCACTGACCAGTCCAGAAGCCCGAATGGATGAGCGCCCCCCCACCAGGCCACACTGTTGGTGGGAAACCGTCCGTGGGCTGTCCAGATATACCCCTGGTATTCCTCCAGGCGGTAGAACTCCCCGATATCCTCAGGATAGCCGACCCCTTTGAAAATGCCCATATTTTTGCCGCTTGAAGCTACCAGGGCATCTTTAATTTTACTGTTGATGTGCATTGACGTCTGGACAACCAGATCAGCCTCAGTCGAAAGAGGATTCTTCGCCAGAGCCTCCTCACGGGGCTTGAGAAAATACCTCCAGAGGATAGGATTTCGGGTAATCACCTTAACATCCCTGCTGGGTATCGGCTCATCATGCATAATAGTGTAATATGCCCTGAGATATTCCTCGGTCTGCCGTTTGGCCTCATCGGTTTCATACATGAGGTGAAAAGCGTAATAATCAGCCAGGTCCGGATATATCCCGTAGGCAGCAAAGCCCCCACCCAGACCATTGGAGCGGTCGCGCATGAGAGCGATGGAGGTCATGATGGCATCTCCACTGATTCTCTCTCCTGCCTCGTTCATGATGCCGGATACCCCGCAACCGGACGGCACCCGGTAATCTTTATCTGCTTTATAAATTTGTTCTGACATGAATCCTTCCATCATTTTACTTTAATTCCCAGTTTCCTGATCTTGGAACGGAGAGTATTACGATTGATTCCTAAAATCCTG from bacterium carries:
- a CDS encoding glutamine amidotransferase family protein, whose translation is MSEQIYKADKDYRVPSGCGVSGIMNEAGERISGDAIMTSIALMRDRSNGLGGGFAAYGIYPDLADYYAFHLMYETDEAKRQTEEYLRAYYTIMHDEPIPSRDVKVITRNPILWRYFLKPREEALAKNPLSTEADLVVQTSMHINSKIKDALVASSGKNMGIFKGVGYPEDIGEFYRLEEYQGYIWTAHGRFPTNSVAWWGGAHPFGLLDWSVVHNGEISSYGINRRYLQNFNYFCSFFTDTEVITYLIDLLIRKHELPFEMVAKILAAPFWADIERMPEEEKEFYQNLRMIYGSALLNGPFGIIVANSDTMLGLNDRLKLRPLVAARWGNFVYVASEESAIRQICPQPDRVWMPRAGEPILGRLKKDIPAKIDIASPLATQVAVEAARREVL